ACTTATGGGTAGATAATAAACAATATATAGGTCGCATCCTGTTGGGGAAGGAAAATAAATAAGGTCTTATTCACACACATAGAATGGAGGTTTTTGAGATAATCTTTATATAAGATCTGGGGCAAATAGTAGGAAATTTTCCATTAAGAATCAGCGCAATTTTGTAAACCCTTTCAGAATTCTTTTTAACTCGAGATCAAATGGAATTTTCTCTTGGATTTACAGATATTAAATCCATATCGATTCTTAACTGTGTTTCCTTTTTACAGTCTAGTCCCTACCAAGATCTGACAATCCAAATTTCAACTAAGGACTATTTTCTTCGCTAAGAGCAATGAATATTACGATTAAGAATACATTTTAAGCATTCCCCCTCCCAAAATCACATAATATTTTTAAGTTTTGCTTTCATTTAGATCACATCCATTTATTCAATAACAACTAACGGCAATTATCTGGTCGTGGCGCCTATTCGGGCACTTCAATAGGCGTACGAGATAAGAGGCGAAGCGTACTGGGTCTTGACGAAAGCGGGTCCTGCTGCGACCAGAGGAGCGGCCTTCACGATGGGTGCTGGGGCAGCGGCATAGGTTAGAGGAGCTGGGGCATAGGCTGGGGCAGCAGCATACGCGAGAGGAGCCGGGGCAGCATGATAGGCAAGGGGAGCTGGAGCAGCGGCATAGGCAGCGGTACGGACAGCAACTGGAGCGGCAGCCACAACGGGAGCGGCACGGACAACTGGAGCTGGGGCGGAGGCAACGGCGGCCACTAGAGGCTCACGACGGACGACGGCATTGAATCCATTGATGGGATCGGCGGTGTAGTCCACAATGCGACGGTAGCCATCAGCGTCGTTGAGGGAGTACTGGCCCTGGACAACATCTCCGTCGCGGCTCTCCACCTGGGTCTTGGAGTCCCCGGAGATGGCATCCTTCACGTCATATCCGTAGGTGTACTGGGGATGGGGATCGTACTCCTCCACCTGGGCGACGGCGGCCAAGGGAGCAGCAGCTGGGATGAGGCCAGCGCTGGCCACGGCGATGCAGGCGGCGAAGAGGACCACGAACTGGAATTAAGACATGGGCACATTTTAATACACGATTCTTCGTTCACTTGATATCACAGGTTTTTAGTCCTTGGGGTGGATGAGCATGAGCCTTACTTTGAATgccatttttgttttgtttttgggggtgttgctctagataccgtaATTGGTTTTGAACTGATTTTAACAGCGTCCAACTGGGGCTTATATACCGATTTGATGGCAACCTGCCCGATGACGGTGTGCACTTGCGTCACAAAACGACGCCGATCATATCAAAATGCGAGACGCTCAAGACT
This region of Drosophila miranda strain MSH22 chromosome 2, D.miranda_PacBio2.1, whole genome shotgun sequence genomic DNA includes:
- the LOC108154491 gene encoding larval cuticle protein A2B is translated as MAFKFVVLFAACIAVASAGLIPAAAPLAAVAQVEEYDPHPQYTYGYDVKDAISGDSKTQVESRDGDVVQGQYSLNDADGYRRIVDYTADPINGFNAVVRREPLVAAVASAPAPVVRAAPVVAAAPVAVRTAAYAAAPAPLAYHAAPAPLAYAAAPAYAPAPLTYAAAPAPIVKAAPLVAAGPAFVKTQYASPLISYAY